One window from the genome of Primulina huaijiensis isolate GDHJ02 unplaced genomic scaffold, ASM1229523v2 scaffold43089, whole genome shotgun sequence encodes:
- the LOC140969919 gene encoding protein ESMERALDA 1-like yields the protein MQAYNRLPTSGNSSPSSPPASPVSRSPRYRHRSSRPSRAAAPKTLAQRLTWIVLSVLLKRQGIFLFAPLLYIGGMLFYMGTVSFDVVPVIKPRPAPGSVYRSPQLYEKVRAEMDSDNSYSDAISTIWKHSYKGGEWRPCINKSTEGLHESNGYIFVEANGGLNQQRTSICNAVAVAGYLNATLVIPNFHFHSIWRDPSKFGDIYDEDFFMKTLENDVQIVKTVPGYIMERFDYNMSNVHNFRIKAWSSIQYYRNTVLPKLLEEKIIRISPFANRLSFDAPSVVQRLRCLANYQALKFSNPILTLGESLVVRMKERSANNSGKYVSVHLRFEEDMVAFSCCIYDGGKQEKIDMDAA from the exons ATGCAAGCTTACAATCGTCTACCCACCAGCGGTAACAGCAGCCCTTCCTCGCCTCCCGCGTCGCCAGTTTCCCGCTCGCCTCGTTACCGCCACCGCTCATCCAGACCTTCCCGAGCCGCCGCGCCCAAGACACTCGCGCAGCGTCTCACGTGGATCGTTCTCTCCGTCCTTTTAAAACGGCAGGGGATTTTTCTGTTTGCTCCGCTGCTGTATATTGGTGGGATGCTGTTTTATATGGGAACGGTGTCGTTTGATGTCGTCCCTGTTATTAAGCCCAGGCCTGCACCCGGGTCGGTTTATCGAAGCCCGCAGCTGTACGAGAAGGTCCGCGCTGAAATGGACTCCGATAATTCCTATAGCGATGCG ATATCAACTATATGGAAACACTCTTATAAAGGTGGTGAATGGAGGCCGTGCATCAACAAGTCCACGGAAG GCTTGCACGAGTCAAATGGATATATTTTTGTCGAGGCCAATGGTGGTTTGAATCAGCAGAGAACGTCG ATATGCAATGCGGTGGCTGTGGCAGGTTACCTAAATGCAACGCTTGTGATTCCGAACTTCCACTTTCACAGTATTTGGAGAGATCCGAG CAAATTTGGTGACATATATGATGaagatttttttatgaaaacccTGGAAAATGATGTCCAGATAGTAAAAACTGTTCCAGGGTACATAATGGAGCGATTTGACTATAACATGAGCAATGTGCACAACTTCAGGATAAAAGCATGGTCATCCATCCAGTATTATAGGAATACAGTACTTCCCAAGCTGCTAGAAGAAAA GATTATAAGGATATCACCCTTTGCAAATCGACTATCGTTTGATGCTCCTTCGGTGGTACAACGACTTAGATGCTTGGCAAATTATCAAGCTCTAAAGTTTTCGAATCCAATATTAACTTTAGGCGAATCTTTGGTTGTAAGAATGAAAGAACGAAGTGCTAATAATAGTGGCAAGTATGTATCTGTTCATCTTCGATTTGAGGAG GATATGGTCGCTTTCTCTTGTTGTATATATGATGGTGGGAAGCAAGAAAAAATTGACATGGATGCTGCA
- the LOC140969927 gene encoding probable sulfate transporter 3.3, whose amino-acid sequence MEQPKTSNNENTSHSVEIAMETEVHRVAPPPRRSTFQKLKALLKETLFPDDPLRQFKGQPCKTKSILAAQYIFPILDWGPKYNLNLLKSDIVSGLTIASLAIPQGISYAKLANLPPIVGLYSSFVPPLIYAVLGSSRDLAVGPVSIASLILGSMLRQEVSPVKDPILFLQLAFSSTFFAGLFQASLGFLRLGFIIDFLSKATLIGFMGGAAIIVSLQQLKSLLGIKNFTKKMGIVPVLSSVFHNTHEWSWQTILMGFCFLSFLLLTRYISMRKPNLFWVSAGAPLVSVILSTLLAFAFKAQNHGISIIGKLQEGLNPPSWSMLHFHDSYLGLVIKTGLVTGIISLTEGIAVGRTFAALKNYQVDGNKEMIAIGLMNIVGSSTSCYVTTGAFSRSAVNHNAGCKTAVSNVIMAVTIMVTLLFLMPLFQYTPNVVLGAIIVTAVVGLIDVPAAYQIWKIDKFDFVVMLCAFLGVLFISVQNGLAIAVGISIFKLLLQVTRPKTVLMGNVPGTDIYRDLHHYKEAICVPGFLILSIEAPINFANSTYLKDRITRWIVEHDSEGENDVKKRPELKFVILDLSAVSSIDTNGVSFFKDLRVVLEKKNLELVLVNPLGGVIEKLQHADDTKEFARPDCLFLTVGEAVAFLATNIKNQSTRYL is encoded by the exons ATGGAACAACCAAAAACTAGCAACAACGAAAATACCTCTCACTCGGTGGAGATAGCCATGGAGACGGAGGTGCACAGGGTGGCGCCGCCACCTCGCCGGAGCACATTTCAGAAACTCAAGGCGCTGCTCAAAGAAACTTTATTTCCCGATGATCCTCTCCGGCAGTTCAAGGGACAGCCCTGCAAAACAAAATCCATACTTGCGGCACAATACATATTTCCTATACTTGACTGGGGTCCTAAGTATAACCTTAATCTACTCAAATCTGATATTGTTTCTGGTCTCACTATTGCTAGTCTTGCCATTCCTCAG GGCATAAGTTATGCAAAGTTAGCTAATTTGCCTCCAATTGTTGGTCTTT atTCAAGTTTCGTGCCACCTTTAATCTACGCCGTTCTTGGGAGCTCGAGGGATCTTGCAGTAGGCCCAGTTTCAATAGCTTCTCTAATCCTGGGGTCAATGCTAAGACAAGAAGTTTCTCCAGTCAAAGACCCTATTTTGTTTCTCCAACTTGCAttttcttcaacatttttcgCTGGCCTTTTTCAAGCTTCTTTGGGATTTTTAAG GCTCGGATTTATTATTGACTTTCTCTCGAAAGCAACACTGATTGGATTCATGGGTGGTGCTGCCATTATTGTATCTCTTCAACAACTCAAGAGTCTTCTCGGgataaaaaatttcacaaaGAAAATGGGGATAGTTCCTGTTTTGAGTTCTGTCTTTCATAATACACATGAG TGGTCATGGCAAACTATATTGATGGGCTTCTGCTTCCTGTCATTCCTTCTTTTGACAAGATATATT AGCATGAGAAAACCAAACTTATTCTGGGTGTCAGCTGGGGCTCCTCTAGTCTCGGTCATCCTCTCAACTCTTTTGGCTTTCGCATTTAAAGCTCAAAATCATGGCATCAGTATC ATTGGTAAACTGCAAGAAGGATTGAATCCCCCTTCATGGAGCATGTTACATTTTCATGATAGCTACTTGGGATTGGTAATCAAAACTGGATTGGTCACCGGTATCATTTCACTAACA GAAGGAATCGCTGTAGGAAGAACATTTGCTGCGTTGAAGAACTACCAAGTTGATGGAAACAAAGAAATGATAGCAATTGGTCTTATGAACATAGTTGGGTCATCAACTTCTTGCTATGTTACAACAG GTGCCTTTTCAAGATCAGCTGTGAATCACAATGCAGGATGCAAAACTGCTGTGTCTAACGTAATAATGGCAGTAACGATTATGGTTACACTCCTCTTCCTAATGCCACTCTTTCAATACACACCAAATGTCGTGTTAGGGGCCATAATCGTCACAGCAGTGGTTGGCCTCATCGATGTTCCAGCTGCATATCAGATTTGGAAGATCGACAAATTCGATTTTGTTGTGATGTTATGTGCTTTTTTGGGTGTCCTCTTCATTTCTGTTCAAAACGGCCTTGCCATTGCT GTGGGAATATCTATTTTCAAGCTTTTACTGCAAGTTACGAGGCCAAAAACTGTGTTGATGGGGAACGTACCCGGTACAGATATTTATCGTGATCTTCATCATTACAAAGAAGCCATTTGTGTCCCTGGATTCCTCATCTTGAGTATAGAAGCTCCAATCAACTTTGCTAATTCAACTTATCTAAAAGACAG GATTACAAGATGGATAGTTGAACACGATTCAGAAGGtgaaaatgatgtcaaaaaacGTCCTGAACTTAAGTTTGTGATACTTGATTTATCTG CTGTGAGTTCAATTGATACCAATGGGGTCTCAttcttcaaagatttgaggGTTGTTCTGGAAAAGAAGAATTTAGAG CTTGTATTGGTGAATCCACTCGGCGGGGTGATCGAAAAGTTGCAACATGCCGACGACACAAAAGAATTTGCAAGACCAGATTGCTTGTTCTTGACAGTTGGGGAAGCAGTCGCTTTTCTTGCGACCAATATCAAGAATCAGTCGACTAGATATTTGTGA